From a single Helicoverpa armigera isolate CAAS_96S chromosome 7, ASM3070526v1, whole genome shotgun sequence genomic region:
- the LOC110370299 gene encoding toll-like receptor 6 produces the protein MLIKQTVVKRLENRTFNRIIVYVLFYCHAIERNSAAEMPHECAYRSLEAETSENAVLFCKIRTISSLDHLLQNISRTHFDDVISLHVQCSEILFFESTLTAHAEKSTGKHTTLSKLRDLVVDKCKIRQIPARAFENFTDLKRLHVTTHNSEWSAMTMELHEQAFAGLNELIELDLSDNNIWSTKTETFCPLYSLKTLNLTNNHLQNIKTIGFSDSLREQNLSVRSCNLVIEVLDMSYNDLIVLTGNSLSKLRSLSKLLLQNNAISTLEDGAFEGLLSLQVLNLSSNFLSDIPPGLFSDSKTLNVINFSNNTINTLPPGLFEGLDQLQILDLSHNELTSQWINKGTFLGLLRMVILNLSYNKINRIDRHMFQNLYSLQKLNLEHNEIAAIDEHAFGELRNLHSLTLSNNKLVHIHTHLFTDLHVLHELFLDNNKIKHIEENAFDNMTAIEDLGLGDNFLSAMPSSIRKLRSLKSLDIGNNNITHLNRENFRGLSELFGLRLVDNKVTYLNEDTFEHLPQLQLLNLASNKIKHVAPGCFRKNENLKLLRLDDNEILKIDGIFNTLNSLVWLNMSANKLTFFDFRSFPSTLEWLDLHKNNIENFVNDDMYSIINIKLLDLSFNNISQITVTSIPKSVEKLYLNDNNIQNIQVGSFSKLQRLSTVALNNNKLVQLDMNTFRLDQIDEDSDLPEFFISGNPFVCDCSMEWIQRINYLSHSRQYPRVLDLDKAFCTLVHSRAKEKKTIIDMSPSDFLCPYESHCFALCHCCDFVACDCEMICPNNCRCYHDITWNANVVDCSYAGYTEVPERIPMDATEIYLDGNHISHLGNHVFIGKKKLQVLYLNNTKLKEVNNQTFKGVDSLRVLHLENNKLVELKGDEFIHLNNLNELYLDHNAIVHVANNTFSSLKSLSVLRIDDNKLVNFFPWKLLASSSKSLAHVSIEGNQYSCDCKSIAELDSWLRRDPGDPEKMLCTDTEGKPTKITIASVLSHCKEYMGSIGDPTVSRDEIVSKSIFLPDNYFAVICGVIIILVVIFLIGAIFYAFRYEISDWLYTKYGVPLFKEQSCPNVDHVLEGIPNHMYDYYVICNTKDTNFVYHNIMSEIEFRKMTSKKFSPNEASLNILTLDSFSKSSKLSKRLIIVLTTNFICNDLCDIHFKNIFFSYLKSLNRSDMNKVIFIKVVENNQISDELCYVLDKYKNVSWNDPRFWERFIALLNSTDTIITVKGSEKSVFKKSLRQTPTLRYTTMPVSNDSCSKQNFTNSLQYCKRNDGESSQNESSPSSDNNTYGEGNNSNNSYMSIDNRTCPRFNYDLRLSPSSGHVYSRVDDISPTVPRSITGSASNKGRTYFV, from the coding sequence AtgctaataaaacaaactgtcgTGAAAAGACTCGAGAACCGAACTTTTAATCGAATCATAGTGTACGTGTTGTTCTACTGTCATGCCATCGAGAGGAACTCCGCGGCCGAAATGCCGCACGAGTGCGCGTACCGCAGCCTCGAAGCGGAAACGTCGGAGAACGCGGTACTTTTCTGCAAGATCCGAACCATAAGCAGTTTGGACCACCTGTTACAAAATATCAGTAGGACACATTTCGACGACGTGATATCGTTACACGTCCAGTGCAGTGAAATTTTGTTTTTCGAAAGCACATTGACTGCTCACGCGGAAAAGTCAACGGGAAAACATACAACTCTTTCAAAGCTAAGAGACCTAGTCGTCGATAAATGCAAGATACGACAGATACCGGCACGTGCTTTTGAGAATTTCACCGACTTGAAACGTCTGCACGTGACGACTCACAACAGCGAGTGGTCTGCGATGACAATGGAGTTGCACGAACAGGCCTTTGCTGGATTGAACGAGTTAATCGAACTCGACCTAAGTGACAACAACATCTGGAGCACTAAGACGGAGACTTTCTGTCCTCTCTACAGTTTGAAAACTTTGAACCTGACTAATAATCACTTGCAAAACATAAAGACTATTGGTTTCTCCGATTCACTGAGAGAGCAAAACCTAAGTGTAAGAAGTTGTAATTTAGTTATAGAGGTTCTTGATATGTCGTATAATGACTTAATTGTTTTAACCGGCAATAGTTTGTCAAAGTTACGTTCATTGTCAAAATTGTTGCTACAAAACAATGCAATATCTACCCTAGAAGACGGTGCCTTTGAAGGATTGCTCAGTTTGCAGGTTCTAAATTTATCAAGTAACTTTTTGAGTGATATTCCTCCTGGACTATTTTCTGACTCTAAAACCTTGAATGTTATTAACTTTAGTAATAACACTATAAATACTCTGCCTCCCGGGCTTTTCGAAGGATTAGATCAGTTACAAATATTGGATTTATCGCATAATGAACTTACTAGTCAGTGGATAAATAAGGGGACATTTTTAGGATTACTTCGTATGGTTATACTCAAtctttcatataataaaataaatagaatagatCGTCACATGTTCCAAAATTTGTATAGTTTGCAGAAATTAAATTTAGAGCATAATGAAATTGCTGCTATAGACGAGCATGCATTCGGAGAGTTGCGAAACTTGCACTCCCTTacactttcaaacaataaacttGTACACATTCATACACACTTGTTCACAGATTTACACGTCTTGCACGAATTGTTCttagataacaataaaataaaacacatcgAGGAGAACGCTTTTGATAATATGACAGCCATTGAGGATTTAGGTTTAGGTGACAACTTTTTATCCGCAATGCCTTCATCAATTCGTAAACTGCGATCGTTAAAATCCTTAGATATTGGTAACAACAACATCACACATCTGAATCGTGAAAATTTTAGGGGTTTGTCAGAACTTTTTGGTTTACGTCTAGTTGATAACAAGGTTACATATTTGAATGAAGATACTTTTGAGCATTTACCACAACTTCAGTTACTCAACTTAGCgtctaataaaattaaacatgtggCACCGGGATGTTTCAGGAAAAATGAGAATTTAAAACTCTTGAGATTGGATGAtaacgaaatattaaaaattgatgGAATTTTTAATACTCTAAATAGCTTGGTTTGGCTGAATATGTCAGCAAATAAGTTAACCTTTTTTGACTTCAGAAGTTTCCCTTCAACCCTAGAATGGCTAGATctccataaaaataatatcgaaaaCTTTGTTAATGACGATATGTattcaattataaatattaaattgttagatttaagttttaataatataagtcAAATAACTGTGACATCAATACCAAAATCTGTTGAGAAACTTTATTTGAACGACAACAATATACAAAACATTCAAGTTGGTTCGTTTTCTAAGCTACAAAGGCTATCAACTGTAgcgttaaataacaataaactagtACAACTCGACATGAACACGTTTAGGTTAGATCAAATAGACGAAGATAGTGATTTACCAGAGTTCTTTATAAGCGGAAACCCATTTGTTTGTGACTGTTCAATGGAATGGATTCAACGCATTAATTATTTGAGTCACAGTCGACAATACCCGCGCGTGTTAGATTTAGATAAAGCCTTTTGTACGCTGGTCCATTCGCGGGCCAAAGAAAAAAAGACGATAATAGACATGTCACCTTCCGACTTTCTCTGTCCGTACGAGAGCCATTGTTTTGCTCTGTGTCATTGTTGTGACTTTGTTGCATGTGACTGTGAAATGATTTGTCCAAATAACTGTAGATGCTATCACGACATAACTTGGAATGCGAACGTTGTAGATTGTTCGTACGCCGGCTATACCGAAGTGCCCGAACGAATTCCAATGGACGCTACCGAAATATATTTAGATGGAAATCACATCAGCCATCTGGGAAATCACGTGTTTATAGGCAAAAAGAAACTCCAAGTTTTATACTTGAACAACACAAAGTTGAAAGAAGTGAATAATCAAACTTTTAAAGGTGTTGATTCTCTCAGAGTTTTGCATttggaaaataataagttaGTAGAGTTAAAGGGGGATGAATTTATTcatcttaataatttaaatgaattatatttAGATCACAACGCTATAGTACATGTTGCGAATAATACATTTTCCTCTTTGAAGTCACTTTCGGTTCTTAGAATTGACGATAATAAACTCGTCAACTTTTTTCCTTGGAAATTACTGGCTTCGTCTTCCAAAAGTTTGGCTCACGTTTCTATTGAAGGGAACCAATATTCATGTGACTGTAAGAGTATAGCTGAATTAGATTCGTGGCTTAGAAGAGATCCAGGGGACCCCGAGAAAATGTTGTGTACAGATACAGAAGGAAAACCAACTAAAATAACTATTGCTTCGGTATTGAGCCATTGTAAAGAATATATGGGATCAATAGGTGACCCGACTGTATCTAGAGATGAAATTGTGTCAAAGTCAATATTTCTTCCGGATAATTACTTTGCAGTTATATGTGGCGTTATAATTATCCTTGTGGTAATCTTTTTGATAGGTgctatattttatgcatttCGATATGAAATTAGTGACTGGTTGTACACAAAATATGGTGTTCCCTTGTTCAAAGAACAATCTTGTCCAAATGTCGATCATGTGTTGGAAGGTATTCCGAATCACATGTATGACTACTATGTGATATGCAATACCAAAGATACGAATTTCGTATATCATAACATAATGTCAGAAATAGAGTTCAGGAAAATGACTTCCAAAAAGTTTTCCCCTAACGAAGCCTCACTAAACATTCTTACTTTAGACAGCTTCTCGAAATCCTCAAAATTATCTAAGCGACTTATTATTGTTCTAACAACGAATTTTATTTGCAACGACCTCTGCGACATCcatttcaaaaacatattttttagttatttaaaatcTCTGAATCGTAGCGATATGAACAAAGTCATATTTATCAAAGTTGTGGAGAACAACCAAATAAGTGATGAATTGTGTTACGTTTTAGATAAATACAAGAATGTATCTTGGAACGATCCGCGATTCTGGGAGCGATTCATCGCTTTACTCAATTCTACAGACACTATTATCACAGTAAAAGGCTCCGAGAAGAGCGTATTCAAGAAGTCGTTACGTCAGACTCCGACATTGAGATACACGACAATGCCGGTCTCAAACGATAGTTGCTCAAAGCAGAATTTCACAAATTCCTTACAGTATTGTAAGAGGAACGATGGGGAATCGTCTCAGAATGAAAGTTCTCCGTCGTCGGACAACAACACGTACGGGGAAGGGAACAATTCGAACAATAGCTACATGTCGATCGACAACAGGACTTGTCCTCGGTTTAATTATGACCTGAGGCTGTCCCCTAGCAGTGGTCACGTATATTCTAGGGTAGATGATATTTCGCCGACTGTTCCGCGCTCTATAACCGGGAGTGCCTCTAATAAGGGGCGCACGTACTTTGTTTGA